A genomic region of Paenibacillus sp. PL2-23 contains the following coding sequences:
- a CDS encoding carbohydrate ABC transporter permease: MYHKTTSYRVFNVFNTVFLLVLGLICVLPLLHVLAVSFSAKSAADANLVNLWPVDFTTVAYEKTINNPVFLSSVWVSVKRTVIGTLLTLALACLAAYPMSKESSTFKARNIYAWIFVFTMIFQGGLVPFYVVIQKLHLMNNFWVLVLPGAVNVWLTILLLNFFRGVPKELEEAALIDGAGHFRTLVSIYLPVSLPALATLGLFSMVFHWNSWFDGLLYLSNKTDYPLATFLQTVIVQRDMSSMSFNPKEMELLSQKTVNAAQIFLGALPVLVVYPFLQKFFVKGLVLGSVKE; encoded by the coding sequence ATGTATCATAAAACAACGTCCTATCGGGTGTTCAACGTATTCAATACCGTATTTCTTCTTGTGCTTGGCCTCATCTGCGTGCTGCCGCTCCTTCACGTGCTGGCGGTATCGTTCAGCGCCAAATCGGCGGCCGACGCCAATCTGGTCAACCTGTGGCCGGTTGATTTCACAACCGTCGCTTATGAGAAAACGATCAACAATCCCGTGTTTTTGAGCTCGGTATGGGTATCTGTGAAGCGGACCGTCATCGGCACCCTTCTGACGCTCGCGCTGGCTTGCCTGGCGGCTTATCCCATGTCCAAGGAGAGCTCGACGTTCAAGGCGCGAAATATATATGCCTGGATTTTTGTGTTCACGATGATCTTCCAGGGCGGCTTGGTGCCGTTCTATGTCGTGATTCAGAAGCTGCATCTGATGAATAACTTCTGGGTGCTTGTGCTGCCGGGCGCGGTCAATGTCTGGCTGACGATTCTGCTGCTGAACTTCTTCCGCGGCGTGCCGAAGGAGCTGGAGGAAGCCGCGTTAATAGACGGAGCGGGCCATTTCCGCACACTGGTCAGCATTTATTTGCCGGTATCGCTGCCGGCGCTGGCGACGCTGGGATTGTTCAGCATGGTGTTCCATTGGAACTCCTGGTTCGACGGCTTGCTCTACTTGAGCAACAAAACGGATTATCCGCTGGCCACCTTCTTGCAGACGGTTATCGTGCAGCGCGACATGAGCTCGATGTCGTTTAATCCGAAGGAGATGGAGCTGCTGTCGCAGAAGACGGTGAACGCGGCCCAAATTTTTTTAGGCGCCTTGCCGGTGCTCGTTGTATATCCGTTCCTGCAGAAGTTTTTTGTCAAAGGTCTTGTGCTGGGCTCGGTCAAGGAATAG
- a CDS encoding helix-turn-helix domain-containing protein, translating to MRQRNNTFKEVRYKVAQEALAGIKVGVLARKYEVSPKTIRNWVKEFQETFGEDAVPTIDERLDESKRLAEMEEKYNRALKALGEKELENEVLRELVKKVNPAWKTDSTSHRRSSGRDT from the coding sequence ATGAGGCAGCGTAACAATACGTTCAAAGAAGTACGTTACAAGGTAGCGCAAGAGGCATTGGCTGGCATCAAGGTGGGAGTACTCGCCCGGAAATATGAGGTTTCCCCAAAGACGATTCGGAACTGGGTGAAGGAGTTTCAAGAGACGTTTGGTGAAGATGCAGTACCGACCATTGATGAGCGCCTGGACGAGTCGAAGCGGTTGGCCGAAATGGAAGAAAAGTATAACCGGGCATTGAAAGCCTTAGGGGAAAAGGAACTAGAAAACGAAGTGCTTCGAGAGCTCGTAAAAAAGGTGAACCCTGCTTGGAAGACCGACTCCACGTCGCACAGACGTTCATCGGGCAGGGACACGTAG
- a CDS encoding IS3 family transposase, with the protein MEDRLHVAQTFIGQGHVAATVLAFTGVSSSTYYERKERYGKAVNEGTVVSVPRPGRPLSTHSRTQSGQIVSDAQIEEWLMELAAGEEHGYGYLLLNECLRNQHALVINKKKTYRLCKKLGLLHPQRRKITHYPRRLARNAEVTASNEQWQLDIKYGYVAGYDQFFYIADMIDVFDRTLVGYHIGSCCEAKDVCRMVRAALDARLGPMAKPPVIRTDNGPQFVSKAFGELCEERQITHERIPPKTPNMNAYIESFHATLERDLLSKETFDTFQDAYKAVENYIEFYNNRRMHRSLGKRSPALFMAWAKTKTREELEPFKRTV; encoded by the coding sequence TTGGAAGACCGACTCCACGTCGCACAGACGTTCATCGGGCAGGGACACGTAGCGGCCACCGTGCTCGCGTTTACAGGAGTTTCATCTTCCACCTACTACGAGCGCAAGGAGCGCTATGGGAAAGCGGTGAACGAAGGGACCGTAGTATCAGTCCCTCGCCCAGGCCGTCCGCTAAGCACGCACTCGCGCACCCAATCTGGGCAGATCGTCAGCGATGCTCAAATTGAGGAGTGGCTGATGGAGCTGGCAGCTGGCGAGGAGCATGGATACGGGTATCTTCTGTTGAACGAGTGCCTGCGCAACCAGCACGCCTTGGTAATCAACAAGAAGAAGACGTACCGTCTCTGTAAGAAGCTGGGCCTTCTTCACCCGCAGCGCCGAAAAATAACGCACTACCCACGTCGCTTGGCACGTAACGCGGAAGTGACGGCATCCAATGAGCAGTGGCAGTTAGATATTAAATACGGTTACGTTGCAGGGTACGACCAATTCTTTTACATTGCGGATATGATCGACGTCTTCGACCGTACGCTTGTAGGCTACCACATTGGCTCCTGTTGCGAGGCGAAGGATGTTTGCCGAATGGTTCGGGCAGCGCTGGACGCTCGTCTGGGGCCTATGGCAAAGCCGCCGGTAATCCGCACAGACAACGGGCCGCAGTTCGTCAGCAAGGCCTTTGGAGAGCTGTGCGAAGAGCGGCAGATTACCCACGAGCGCATACCGCCGAAGACACCAAACATGAACGCGTACATCGAATCGTTCCATGCGACACTTGAGCGTGACCTGCTCAGCAAAGAAACTTTTGATACGTTCCAGGATGCGTACAAGGCTGTAGAAAACTATATCGAGTTTTACAACAACCGGCGGATGCACAGAAGCCTCGGGAAACGCTCTCCTGCTTTGTTCATGGCATGGGCCAAGACAAAGACGCGGGAAGAGCTGGAACCGTTCAAGCGAACGGTGTAA
- a CDS encoding ABC transporter permease subunit produces the protein MRGLRRNWQFHLMILPSLLFLIVFAYLPMAGIIMAFQDFKPWDGIFGSDWIGLENFRTMFERDDSIQVIWNTFIIAALKIIFNLVAPFTFAILLNEIRKALISRTIQTLVYLPHFLSWVILGGILLNILSTDGGLVNRMLSSWFGIQPIFFLGDGEWFRFTVIASEVWKEFGYGTIVFLAALANINPSLYEAAEVDGASRWKQTLHITVPSLIPMAIVVGTLSLGNILNAGFDQIFNLYNPLVYEKGDILDTFVYRTAIEDGKFGFATAVGLFKSVVSMVLIVVSYRITYKLANYRVF, from the coding sequence ATGAGAGGCTTAAGACGCAATTGGCAGTTTCACCTTATGATATTGCCGTCTCTTCTTTTTCTAATTGTGTTTGCATATTTGCCCATGGCGGGCATCATCATGGCGTTTCAGGACTTTAAGCCTTGGGATGGCATATTCGGTTCCGACTGGATCGGCCTGGAGAACTTCCGCACGATGTTCGAGAGGGATGACAGCATCCAGGTCATCTGGAATACGTTTATCATCGCCGCGCTCAAAATCATATTCAACCTCGTGGCGCCGTTCACGTTCGCCATTCTGCTGAATGAGATCCGCAAGGCGTTAATCAGTCGTACCATTCAGACGTTAGTGTATTTGCCGCATTTCCTTTCCTGGGTTATTCTTGGCGGCATTCTGCTGAACATTCTGTCCACGGATGGCGGACTGGTCAATCGAATGCTGAGCTCCTGGTTTGGCATTCAGCCTATCTTTTTCCTTGGGGACGGAGAATGGTTCCGCTTTACGGTGATCGCTTCGGAGGTATGGAAGGAATTTGGCTATGGCACGATTGTTTTCCTAGCGGCGCTGGCGAACATTAACCCTTCGCTGTACGAAGCGGCCGAGGTGGACGGCGCGTCCCGCTGGAAGCAGACGCTTCACATTACGGTTCCATCGCTTATCCCAATGGCGATTGTAGTGGGTACCTTGTCGCTGGGCAATATTCTGAATGCGGGCTTTGACCAAATCTTCAACCTGTACAATCCGCTTGTTTACGAGAAAGGCGATATTCTGGACACCTTCGTATACCGCACGGCGATCGAGGACGGCAAGTTCGGATTTGCGACGGCAGTTGGGCTGTTCAAGTCAGTGGTCAGTATGGTATTGATTGTTGTCTCTTATCGGATCACCTACAAGCTTGCGAATTACCGCGTGTTCTAG